The genomic region ACTTTTCCTACTTAACCCCGTGAACGGATACGAAAAATGATAAAACTTAATAAGAAAATTGAAAGCAATCCCGATACCGTTTCGGGAAATTGGTTTGGTTGTGCAAAAGTCCCGAAACTATCCATCATCACCATTAATTTGAACAACGCTTCCGGCCTGCACAAAACTATGGAAAGCGTGATTTCCCAAACCAGCCATGATTTTGAGTACATTATCATTGATGGCGGCTCAAGCGACGGCAGTGTGGAAGTGATCAAATCCTTCACTAATATCCCCCTTGGACAATATACAATTCAACCTCAATCTCAACCTATCACCTACTGGGTCAGCGAATGCGATAAAGGTATCTACAACGCAATGAATAAAGGCCTAAAGGTAGCTAAAGGTGAATATTGCCAATTATTGAATTCAGGGGATTGGTTGGTAGATGAACAAGTGGTGGCAAACATGCTCAATGCCTTAACTGATGGCGATATTTTTGCAGGGAATGTAGTTTTTGTGCGCCCCGATGGTAAAATACGTTACACTAAAAATACGATTCCTGTTAGTTGCCTAACCTTTTATCGTTCTTCAATACAGCATACTTCAGCTTATATTCGCAGGGCACTTTTCGAGAAATACGGGCTGTATGACGAATCGCTTAAAATTGTTTCGGATTGGAAATGGTATTTATTAGTAGCTGGTCTAAATAAAGCGAAGGTGGTTTATTTAGATATTA from Bacteroidota bacterium harbors:
- a CDS encoding glycosyltransferase, producing the protein MIKLNKKIESNPDTVSGNWFGCAKVPKLSIITINLNNASGLHKTMESVISQTSHDFEYIIIDGGSSDGSVEVIKSFTNIPLGQYTIQPQSQPITYWVSECDKGIYNAMNKGLKVAKGEYCQLLNSGDWLVDEQVVANMLNALTDGDIFAGNVVFVRPDGKIRYTKNTIPVSCLTFYRSSIQHTSAYIRRALFEKYGLYDESLKIVSDWKWYLLVAGLNKAKVVYLDINVSYFDTMGISSTNIVLEKAERRQVLEELLPAPILADYDKYHFGIGQMERIKKYKWLYRLLWFIERGLFKIEKWKLKCFGWEKKQNNEM